The Gossypium hirsutum isolate 1008001.06 chromosome A13, Gossypium_hirsutum_v2.1, whole genome shotgun sequence nucleotide sequence aaaaattattttactttgaaattGTTAACTTTAAAGGTAAAATTAAACTGCATgacaagatttttaaataaaaaaaaagtacagGATTAGatgtctcaaaattaaaatataggattaaattttaaatttcaaaagacTACGGGACCTTTGGCATATTTAAAccgaaaataaatgaagaaactTTATGAGGAGAAAAACGCTGGAAAGTTCACTCAATTTTCCTACCGAAATTTCTGTGTCAGACAAACAAGTCCACGAGCCACTCAGTCACACACTCTCTCTTTCTAGATACAGTGAATTTTCTTTTCTCGTTTCTCTTCATCTATAGATCCGTCGATTCCTTAGTGTTTCTTACGATGCCGTCTCGCCGTAGAACCCTCTTGAAGGTCATCATCCTCGGCGATAGCGGGTTAGTTAGCTACTTTTTCTTGATCCTGCTCGTATATTCATACGTACGGATACgcatgttttttttctttaggAAATTTCGTTTCTAGGGTTTTCCTTAAGGATCTTTCGGTTTGAATTACTGGTCTCACGCTTGTCGTTAAGCGCTAGTTAATTTCGCCTGTAATGTTTAGAGttttctatatttatatttttcatgcaaTTCAACGTTTATGATTGTGATTGATCTGTTATTTGCAGGGTAGGCAAGACGTCTTTGATGAATCAGTATCCTGCTgtagtttttttgtttttgataattCTTAAAAAATGTTGAAGTCGTAATTAGTTATTAGTTGATTGTAATTATTATCAgtaccattttttttttttgcttgccTTTACAATTTGCTTTTAGATATGTGAATAAGAAGTTTAGCAATCAGTATAAGGCAACGATCGGGGCCGATTTCTTGACAAAGGAAGTGCAGTTTGAGGATAAGCTTTTCACCTTACAGGTTAGATTTCATACTGAACACTACATTTGATTTAGTGTAAATTtagtatcttttttttttcttgtactCGAATACAAGCATTTTTGAACATTGTGATGGTCTTGTTGGGCTGTTGCATTTGCTTTTTGGGATCTTAATTTCACATGCTGGTTGGTGATTATGACGAAGAAGAGGCTTGATTTTTATCTCTAGCTCATTGTATTGAGCTTAGATTTAATAGAATAGAACTTAACCAAGATTCTTAACTACATCTATGATCTGTAACAATGCATCTTACTTTGCTCTGTGATCTCACTAATTTGAAGTTGCCAGTGGCTCCTCTTTCTTTATTCATAGAAAAGCAAACAGATGGCTTCTTTTTTCTCTGGTTATAGTGTTGACAAGAATTGAACTTGTGATGATCGACTTtggaattatatttttttgtgcattaatttaatcttaatcaAGCAGGGTTCTCTAAATTAGCACATTAGTGTTAGTCTGTTAGACGTTATGGAACACCATTGAGTTTTAGTCTAGCAAATTATAGCAGTacattaaaaaaagattcagtTTTTGTTTTAGCTTTTTTGTGTTTTTTGCATATCCGCTTTGCACAAATCTTTTcctgttttttttttggtgacaTTTCATTTTGCTGAAATTTATTCAACATTATTTTGTTTCCCAGATCTGGGATACTGCCGGCCAGGAACGATTCCAAAGCCTAGGTGTTGCTTTCTACCGTGGCGCTGATTGCTGTGTTCTTGTATACGATGTCAACTCAATGAAATCATTTGAAAACCTTAACAATTGGAGAGAAGAGTTTCTTATtcaggtatatatatatactgaatTTCTGAATTCTGTTTAAAACCATCAATCAAACCTGCTCTCAAGGATTTATTAAGTAGAGAAATGATGGTATGAAAAACCTCTTGCAGGCAAGCCCATCAGATCCAGAGAATTTCCCATTTGTTGTTTTGGGGAACAAAATCGATGTGGATGGTGGAAACAGTAGAGtagtatgtatatgtatttttcATTATTCTTTCTTGCTCTGCTGTGGCATTACACGCGGACTCACTTTCTCCCTATAAAGATACAATTATCTGATTCTTGTGGATATTTTAGGTGTCTGAGAAAAAGGTTCGAGCATGGTGTGCCTCAAAAGGAAATATCCCATACTTTGAGACATCTGCCAAGGAGGGAGTTAATGTGGAAGAAGCTTTTCAATGCATAGCAAAAAATGCCCTAAAGAGTGGGGAAGAGGAAGAAATGTGAGTTAACAAATCACAATCAGTTATATTCCTGCAAGTATTCATTCTCAGTTAATTTTGACTCATAGGAAAAGCCTTAAACTGTACTTTAACACTAATTAGTCGCTACATATAGAAATGCAATAGGATGGTCGAATGAACCAGCTTCAGTAACAGCAACTGAAAGTACAAACGCATCTTAAATTTGCACtgaattttagtttatttcatgCATTAGTCAATCATCTTTCTGTGTAGCCATTTTATCATTTCAACTGAAAGTACAAATGCATCTTAAATTTGCACtgaattttagtttatttcatgCATTAGTCAATCATCTTTCTCTGTAGCcattttatcatttcaacttACGAGGCAAGTTTTCCTTTTGGATCCTGAGAATGAACAACATTTGCATGCAATATCGATTTTTGAGGGTCCATGTGAGTAATTCTtaacttatttttgttttcttatgtTGTTGTGGTGAATACTTCGATCCGGAAGATACTTGCCTGACACCATCGACGTTGTAACCAGCAGCAACCAACCAAGGTCAACTGGGTGTGAATGTTGAAATACATATTATGCTATATATTTTTTCCCTCATGGTTGCTCAATAAATTACGTTTCGAGTTTCACGAATGATTTCAACCATTTTTATGGAATCATAGTGGGGCTATACACTGTACATTAGTATTTGTGTGAGAAACAAAGTGGTCTGCTAATGCTGTGGTTGGATTTAGTTCCGTTGGGTgccttttaaatgtttttaagttCCTCATTTGTTTAACATTCTTATGTTTGCTGATTCATTTTCCTTgaaatatgtattttatgttgGGCGTTTTAGGGTTTAGGAAAAAAATTAGCCGCTAAATACATATTTCAATGCCTTTTAATTTGTATACCATAAGGGGATTAGTTTCGGAATTCATAAACCAAAGTAAATACAGGCGCACTTTTTTAGGGTAGTTTGATTCATAATCGAataagaaaatgatttaattttattaatatgtaaggttttttaagaaaaattaaatatattcataTTAGATTATCTCACGATCATAAAAGAGTTcatgtatatttattaataatttatgcacaaattaaatgaaattttggatgaaagtttaaaaattaatgttGTCTTGATTTGTACAGAGTGGTGGTTAAAGTTTTTGTTAGATATTTATTTGATACGTGTTCAAATTATGTTAACTCTATTCCTaccttaatattgtataaaaaatttatagtGTGCTAAAATCAGATctatgtgtatatttttattaattttatattaaaaatataaaaacaaaaaacatgTTAATGATACAATTTATTTTGTGaagatgattttttaattattttctaattgagttgatgtcaggattttttaattttagccctcaactttacatattctattaatttagtttattttctaaatattcaaaaataaaaattaaaaaaaactttaagataaaaaaattgaaagttcatttttcaataaaagtacgtaatattttattaaaacacatacaaaattataataaatgaatacttatttttctcctttttctaacataaaatttattattaaaataatacttttataaataattttttaagaaaaacacaCAAACAACACTTCAACCAGATCCAAActtttcttaatttttagtttattttataaataataaattttattatacatcTAGTATTGCTACTTAATCCTCATCAACTTTGTCGAGTGCTAGGCATCACCTTCACCTACAATCACTGGCACCAATAATCCTTATTCTGAACTCCTTTATTTTCACATCTTTTATCATCACGCTATcgaattaggttttaattatggAGCTACCGACATAGCCTTCCACTGACTGAATCTCCATGACCTCATCCTCACCTATATATATTCAATTATGCCCGCCTTCAAGGACAACTTTATACGCAACAAACCCATTCTAGGCTACAATCTAAAGAGATTAATTCTCACCCCTTTTGACTTCATGCTACAGCTTTTGACCCAAATTGAATATGATGATTGTTAATGttgaaaaaaagggaaaacttGAATTATCATAAGTTTTCTTCATGGGTTTTTCCCttaaaatttcatgttagaaaacgagaaaaatagatatttatttatttataaatatttttataattttttgtgttttttaatgaaatcttatgtattttatgaacttttaaataattttatcttttaaaagtttttttagtttttaagttttaagaattaagactaaatttataaaatttataaatattgaagggctaaatttattattatgtcaataGAGAAAATGCCACCATTAGAGTGATTTAACGAgagaatattaaaatattaaatttagttactGTTTGTACTAAAATAGAAAAGTTTAAACTTGTGTCATCGAAACAAAAACAGGCTAATAGTTGGAggctatttttatagtttaccctttcCATATACTGATTTACACGTGGGAGGCAGTACTAGGCTGTGTTTCAGTCTATTGGGGGCCAAAACTACAAGCATCCTTCCCCTTGACTAACTAGTAAGCCAAATATCCCCTTCAGTGCTGTCAAAGGAAGTGGCTCCATCTCCGTCCCATCTCCATGGAAACTCCCTACCCAAAACCCATCTCCCCCACCCAAACTCGCATAGGCTGGATCGGTATAGGCGTAATGGGTGCTGCCATGGCTTCTCACCTCCTCTCTGCCGGCTATTCTCTCATCATATACGCCCGTTCCCCTTCAAAAGCCTCCTCTCTCCTTTCCCAAGGAGCCCATCTCGCCCACTCCCCACACCAACTCGCCCGTCAATCCGACGTCGTCTTCACTATGGTCGGTAACCCACAAGACGTCAATCAAATCGTCTTACAACCCAACGGTATCCTTTCGACACTAAATCCAGGCGCCGTCATTGTAGATCACACCAGCAGCAGTCCATCCCTTGCACGCCAGATCTACGCTTCGGCCCGCGAAAAGGGTTGCTGGTCGGTCGACGCTCCGGTATCCGGCGGTGATATCGGAGCTAGAGAAGGAAAACTGGCTATTTTCGCCGGAGGGGAAAGACCCGTGGTGGAGTGGCTAACACCCTTGTTGGATTTGATGGGTAGAGTTACTTACATGGGGGAAGCAGGGTGTGGGCAGAGTTGTAAGATTGGGAACCAAATAATGGTGGGTGCTAATTTGATAGGGTTAAGTGAAGGGTTCGTCTTCGCTGAGAAAGCAGGGCTGGAGCTGAGCAAGTATATGGAGGCCATTAGGGGAGGAGGTGCAGGGTCGATGGCAATGGAGTTATTCGGGAGGAGAATGATTGAGAGAGACTTTAAGCCAGGTGCGTTCGTGGAGTACTTGGTGAAGGATTTGGGGATGGGGGTGGATGTAGTGAAGGAAGAGGAGGATGAGAGAGTGCTGGTATTGCCAGGTGCTGCGCTGTGTAAGCAGCTGTTTTCGTCAATGGTGGCTAACGGGGATGGGAAGCTTGGTATTCAGGGACTTATTACTGTGGTGGAGAGGATCAATGGCAAGTGAGTTGGAATGCCAAAATTTGGTGTTCAAAGTTCATACAGGAAGAATTTGTTTGTATTGCACTTTGTGTTTGGTTACTTAGAATTCTGATCAATTTTCAAGCTTAGCTTAATCATTATCTCAGCAAAGCTGCCAAATTTGGTgatttgatgtttttgttagaTAAGTGTAATTTTACATAATTCTGAGATGTCTTTGGGAAAACTCTCTTACAACCCCATTTCAGATCAAAATCCGACTGCCC carries:
- the LOC107894230 gene encoding ras-related protein Rab7, with product MPSRRRTLLKVIILGDSGVGKTSLMNQYVNKKFSNQYKATIGADFLTKEVQFEDKLFTLQIWDTAGQERFQSLGVAFYRGADCCVLVYDVNSMKSFENLNNWREEFLIQASPSDPENFPFVVLGNKIDVDGGNSRVVSEKKVRAWCASKGNIPYFETSAKEGVNVEEAFQCIAKNALKSGEEEEIYLPDTIDVVTSSNQPRSTGCEC
- the LOC107894231 gene encoding probable 3-hydroxyisobutyrate dehydrogenase-like 2, mitochondrial, whose amino-acid sequence is METPYPKPISPTQTRIGWIGIGVMGAAMASHLLSAGYSLIIYARSPSKASSLLSQGAHLAHSPHQLARQSDVVFTMVGNPQDVNQIVLQPNGILSTLNPGAVIVDHTSSSPSLARQIYASAREKGCWSVDAPVSGGDIGAREGKLAIFAGGERPVVEWLTPLLDLMGRVTYMGEAGCGQSCKIGNQIMVGANLIGLSEGFVFAEKAGLELSKYMEAIRGGGAGSMAMELFGRRMIERDFKPGAFVEYLVKDLGMGVDVVKEEEDERVLVLPGAALCKQLFSSMVANGDGKLGIQGLITVVERINGK